One Eubacteriales bacterium mix99 genomic window carries:
- a CDS encoding adenine phosphoribosyltransferase, giving the protein MDLKEKIRVVEGFPKKGVSFKDITTLLKDREAYHETVDAMVGRCRDKNADLIVGPEARGFVLGAPVAYGLNAGFVLVRKPGKLPAETVRYEYGLEYGTDTLEIHKDAILPGQRVVIVDDLLATGGTALAVVRLVEKLGGKVAGILFAMELSFLNGRETLKGYDVDSLIQYEK; this is encoded by the coding sequence ATGGATTTAAAGGAAAAGATAAGGGTGGTAGAAGGCTTCCCGAAAAAGGGTGTTTCCTTCAAGGATATTACAACTCTGCTGAAGGACAGAGAAGCGTATCATGAAACCGTCGACGCTATGGTGGGCCGGTGCCGGGATAAGAACGCGGATCTGATTGTCGGCCCGGAAGCCCGGGGGTTTGTGCTTGGCGCTCCGGTTGCGTATGGCCTGAATGCCGGCTTCGTTCTGGTCCGCAAGCCGGGGAAACTTCCTGCCGAGACCGTCCGCTATGAATACGGTCTGGAATATGGCACGGATACTCTGGAAATACATAAGGATGCCATATTACCTGGTCAAAGGGTTGTGATTGTGGATGATCTGCTGGCAACAGGAGGCACGGCACTTGCAGTGGTCCGGCTGGTGGAGAAACTGGGCGGAAAGGTCGCCGGGATCCTCTTTGCCATGGAACTAAGCTTTTTGAACGGCAGGGAAACATTGAAGGGATACGATGTGGACTCTCTTATTCAATATGAAAAATAG
- a CDS encoding TIGR04086 family membrane protein, translated as MKKGRKVAAKQEESSLTKDLAQITRGSAFAVLLTLLCIILFAVVMQLSSLSESIIRPVVQVVRILSIAVGGIYAAGKGVRRGWLKGAGTGILYVILVSLIGIFSGGKFAFDRIFLSDMIMAIIVGTVGGAIGINLR; from the coding sequence ATGAAAAAGGGTCGGAAAGTTGCGGCGAAACAGGAAGAGAGTTCCCTTACAAAGGACCTGGCGCAGATCACCAGGGGGTCCGCCTTTGCGGTACTTCTTACATTGCTTTGTATCATCCTGTTTGCGGTTGTCATGCAGCTGTCCAGCTTATCGGAATCGATTATCCGGCCTGTTGTGCAGGTGGTACGGATATTGAGCATAGCGGTGGGCGGGATATATGCCGCCGGAAAGGGTGTCCGCAGGGGATGGCTGAAAGGTGCCGGGACCGGAATCCTCTACGTGATACTGGTTTCCCTGATCGGGATTTTTTCCGGAGGAAAATTTGCCTTTGACCGGATTTTTCTCTCGGATATGATTATGGCCATTATTGTGGGTACCGTGGGCGGCGCCATCGGAATTAACCTTCGCTGA
- the yajC gene encoding preprotein translocase subunit YajC translates to MAQAAKNTKGAAGTAGQNAGAVGGAGVLIANLLPFVLLIVIFYFMLIRPQKKKDKESKAMLASLKVGDNVTTIGGLCGKITSIRDDVLTLEVGADKVKLVYERWSIRDVDKPISDD, encoded by the coding sequence ATGGCACAGGCGGCAAAGAATACAAAGGGTGCGGCGGGCACAGCTGGTCAGAATGCCGGTGCAGTAGGCGGTGCAGGAGTTCTGATAGCAAACCTGTTACCTTTCGTCCTGTTGATTGTCATCTTCTACTTTATGTTGATCCGTCCCCAAAAGAAAAAGGACAAGGAAAGCAAGGCGATGCTGGCATCCCTGAAGGTAGGGGACAATGTTACGACAATCGGCGGACTTTGCGGCAAGATTACTTCGATCCGGGATGATGTATTGACTCTTGAAGTAGGAGCCGACAAGGTAAAACTGGTCTATGAGCGCTGGTCCATCCGCGATGTGGATAAGCCGATTTCAGACGATTGA
- a CDS encoding bifunctional (p)ppGpp synthetase/guanosine-3',5'-bis(diphosphate) 3'-pyrophosphohydrolase — translation MLEELLTKIEKAFGPEAVDKIREVYEFAAKAHEGQKRSSGEPYSIHPLAVANILVDLGMDVDTIAAGLLHDTIEDTSVTKEELTERFGDEVTDMVDGVTKLSRLSYKSKEEQQAESLRKMFLAMAKDIRVIIIKLADRLHNLRTLEYVDEEKQREKAYETLEIYAPLAHRLGIFKIKWELEDISLRYIDPRGYYDLVDKVAAKRREREAYIRKVIGTLQKKLKEFNIDCEIEGRPKNFYSIYKKMYMQHKDFEQIYDLQAIRVLVNTVKDCYGVLGVAHTLWTPIPGRFKDYIAMPKPNMYQSLHTTVIGPRGEPFEIQIRTWEMHRTAEYGIAAHWKYKEGGKTSYDMDKKLAWLRQLLEWQGDSRDPKEFMESLKIDLFTDEVFVFTPKGDVIDLPKGATPLDFAYAIHSAVGNRCIGAKANGKIVPLDCPLKTGDIVEILTTRDAGRGPSRDWLKIVRTSQAKNKIRQWFKKERREENIEKGRESLEREAKRQGYTLSSLIQSAWMDSILKKYGFASVEDLYAALGYGGVPVNHVLTRLIDEYRKANKEQFPEDIVKETRSGKEESPSDNGIHVKGIDNVMIRFAKCCNPVPGDPVIGYITRGRGVSVHRADCVNLSDGSVDPKRMIEVNWVGEHKASYNTEIQIVARDRPSILADITNAVAEIKLNVTAINARTARNKIIVINMNMDIQDTQQLDKVIKYLKRLQDVVDVFRVNA, via the coding sequence GTGCTGGAAGAACTTTTAACAAAAATTGAAAAGGCATTCGGACCGGAAGCCGTCGACAAGATCCGGGAAGTCTATGAATTTGCTGCCAAAGCCCATGAAGGGCAGAAAAGATCTTCCGGCGAGCCATACAGCATTCATCCCCTTGCCGTCGCAAACATCCTGGTGGATCTGGGCATGGATGTGGATACCATTGCCGCAGGTTTGCTGCATGATACCATTGAGGATACCAGTGTTACCAAAGAGGAACTGACGGAGAGGTTCGGCGACGAGGTCACCGATATGGTGGATGGCGTTACCAAATTGAGCCGGCTTTCCTATAAATCGAAGGAAGAGCAGCAGGCGGAGAGTCTGCGCAAAATGTTCCTGGCCATGGCAAAGGATATCCGTGTGATTATCATCAAGCTGGCAGACCGGCTCCATAACCTGAGAACGCTGGAATATGTGGATGAGGAAAAGCAGCGGGAAAAAGCATATGAAACGCTTGAAATTTACGCTCCGCTGGCACACCGCCTCGGCATTTTCAAAATCAAGTGGGAGCTTGAGGATATTTCGCTGAGATATATTGATCCCAGGGGCTACTATGATCTGGTGGACAAGGTGGCTGCCAAACGCAGGGAACGGGAAGCCTATATCCGGAAAGTCATCGGGACACTGCAGAAAAAGCTGAAGGAGTTCAACATTGACTGCGAAATTGAAGGGCGCCCGAAGAATTTTTACAGCATTTATAAAAAAATGTATATGCAGCACAAGGATTTTGAACAGATTTATGATCTGCAGGCGATCCGTGTCCTGGTCAATACGGTAAAGGACTGCTATGGCGTCCTGGGGGTTGCGCATACCCTGTGGACGCCGATCCCCGGCCGATTCAAGGATTACATTGCCATGCCAAAGCCCAATATGTATCAGTCCCTTCATACCACTGTGATCGGGCCAAGGGGGGAACCCTTTGAGATCCAGATCCGGACCTGGGAAATGCACCGGACTGCGGAATATGGAATTGCGGCTCACTGGAAATACAAGGAGGGCGGCAAGACTTCCTATGATATGGACAAGAAGCTGGCATGGCTGAGGCAGCTTCTGGAATGGCAAGGCGATTCCAGGGATCCCAAAGAATTTATGGAAAGCCTGAAGATTGATCTGTTTACGGACGAAGTATTCGTATTTACTCCCAAGGGAGACGTGATTGACTTACCCAAGGGTGCCACTCCTCTGGATTTTGCATATGCCATTCACAGTGCGGTTGGAAACCGCTGTATCGGAGCGAAGGCAAATGGAAAGATTGTTCCCCTGGACTGTCCGCTCAAGACCGGGGATATTGTGGAAATACTGACTACCCGGGATGCCGGCCGCGGACCCAGCCGGGACTGGCTGAAGATTGTCAGGACCAGTCAGGCAAAAAACAAAATCCGGCAATGGTTCAAAAAGGAAAGACGGGAAGAGAATATTGAGAAAGGCCGGGAATCGCTGGAACGGGAGGCCAAACGTCAGGGGTATACCCTGTCTTCCCTGATTCAGAGCGCATGGATGGATAGTATTCTGAAAAAGTATGGCTTTGCCTCCGTGGAGGATCTGTATGCTGCTTTGGGGTACGGGGGGGTCCCGGTGAATCATGTCCTGACTCGGTTGATCGATGAGTATCGCAAGGCCAACAAGGAGCAGTTCCCGGAAGATATTGTGAAGGAAACCAGATCCGGGAAGGAAGAAAGCCCGTCGGACAATGGCATCCATGTCAAGGGTATCGATAATGTAATGATCCGCTTTGCAAAGTGCTGCAATCCGGTGCCCGGCGATCCGGTGATCGGATATATTACCCGGGGAAGAGGCGTTTCGGTGCATCGGGCGGATTGTGTCAATCTTTCAGACGGCTCAGTGGATCCCAAGCGCATGATTGAGGTAAACTGGGTCGGGGAGCACAAGGCGTCCTACAATACGGAAATTCAGATTGTAGCAAGGGACAGGCCGTCCATACTGGCGGACATTACCAACGCCGTTGCCGAAATCAAGCTGAATGTAACGGCAATCAACGCCCGTACGGCCAGAAATAAGATTATAGTCATCAATATGAATATGGACATACAGGACACCCAGCAGCTGGATAAGGTGATTAAATATCTGAAACGCCTGCAGGATGTCGTGGATGTATTCCGCGTGAACGCATAA
- the scfB gene encoding thioether cross-link-forming SCIFF peptide maturase — MIHKFEAGGVRLVLDVNSGAVHVIDKIVWDLLDYGPDFVWEDIVKGLGDRYPVGDLREALSEINELVDAEMLYTTWDPKDRPVMAGEPMIKAMCLHAAHDCNLRCRYCFASTGDFHGQRAMLDLETGKKALEFLVNHSGYRRNLEVDFFGGEPLMNFDVVKKLVTYGRQLEKQYNKEFRFTVTTNGLLLDDDTIAYINREFVNVVLSIDGRREVHDCLRKTVNGRGSYDAIVPKAIRLADLRNQTDYYVRGTFTKYNKDFDKDVLHLADLGFQQISIEPVVASEDEDYHLSREDLPEIFASYDRLLKAYLERRKEGKGFNFFHFQVDLEQGPCAAKRAAGCGVGNEYIAVTPTGDIYPCHQFVGEEKFKMGSVLDGSFRQDMQQNFRKCNVFTKEKCSSCWAKFYCSGGCSANASHFSGSIDEPYELGCEMERKRLECALAVKAIEAEEE; from the coding sequence ATGATACATAAATTTGAAGCAGGCGGTGTCCGGCTGGTATTGGATGTAAACAGCGGTGCCGTTCATGTAATTGATAAAATTGTCTGGGATTTGTTGGATTATGGTCCGGACTTTGTCTGGGAAGATATTGTGAAGGGATTGGGCGATCGGTATCCGGTCGGTGATCTGCGGGAAGCCCTGTCCGAAATAAACGAATTGGTGGATGCAGAAATGTTGTATACCACCTGGGATCCGAAGGATCGGCCCGTTATGGCGGGGGAGCCGATGATCAAGGCCATGTGTCTGCATGCGGCTCATGACTGCAATCTCCGATGCCGGTACTGTTTTGCCTCCACCGGTGATTTTCATGGCCAGCGGGCCATGCTGGATCTGGAAACGGGAAAAAAGGCTCTGGAGTTTCTCGTAAATCATTCCGGTTACCGGAGAAATCTTGAGGTGGACTTCTTCGGCGGAGAGCCCCTGATGAACTTTGATGTGGTGAAGAAGCTGGTGACATACGGCCGGCAGCTGGAAAAGCAATACAACAAGGAATTCCGGTTTACCGTTACAACCAACGGACTGCTGCTGGATGACGATACCATAGCCTATATCAACCGCGAGTTTGTCAATGTGGTTCTCAGCATTGACGGACGGCGGGAGGTGCATGACTGTCTTCGCAAAACCGTCAACGGCAGGGGAAGCTACGATGCTATTGTGCCGAAGGCAATCCGGCTGGCGGATTTGAGAAATCAGACCGATTACTACGTCCGGGGGACCTTTACAAAATACAATAAGGATTTTGACAAGGATGTCCTGCATTTGGCCGATCTGGGCTTTCAGCAGATCTCCATTGAGCCGGTGGTTGCTTCGGAGGATGAGGATTATCATCTTTCCCGGGAGGATCTTCCTGAGATTTTTGCGTCCTATGACCGACTCCTGAAAGCCTATCTGGAGAGACGAAAGGAAGGGAAAGGCTTCAACTTCTTTCATTTCCAGGTGGATCTGGAGCAGGGGCCCTGTGCAGCGAAACGAGCCGCAGGCTGCGGAGTGGGCAATGAATATATCGCAGTGACCCCCACAGGGGATATTTATCCCTGTCATCAGTTTGTCGGGGAGGAAAAATTCAAGATGGGAAGTGTGCTGGATGGCTCCTTCCGTCAGGACATGCAGCAGAACTTCCGGAAATGCAATGTATTTACAAAGGAAAAATGCTCTTCCTGCTGGGCCAAATTTTATTGCAGCGGCGGGTGCTCCGCCAATGCCAGTCATTTTTCCGGAAGCATCGATGAACCTTATGAACTGGGCTGCGAGATGGAAAGGAAAAGGCTGGAATGTGCTTTGGCTGTGAAAGCCATAGAAGCAGAGGAAGAATAA
- the recJ gene encoding single-stranded-DNA-specific exonuclease RecJ has protein sequence MSIYQVCQPDSENTETVKMLLQTELNISKITAGLLVNRGITSVEEARAYLHPTLDQLNDPFDLSGMDRAVKRVRSAVASGEKITIYGDYDADGITSSSVLSLYLKSLGADVDVYIPSRQEEGYGLHPEALKRLRNGGTGLVLTVDCGIAAAEEIREISPDMDIIVTDHHMPGAALPDAFAVIDPKIPGQAYPYRELAGVGVASKLVQALGGREAVVPFLDLTALGTVADVVPLTGENRVLAALGIRQIRGKPRPGIAALLQKLEMEPSAVNSGRISFTIAPCLNAPGRMTTYRAGYELLTASRPDQALPVAEELIGCNRDRRETEQRILESVQEILPDQVNLADDRFLVVAGEGWHPGVIGIVASRISERYHRPSVVLSLDGEQGVGSARSVPGFDLYRALSSCRDLFSRFGGHEQAAGLSILTKDIPEFRRRICEYAGKVLDDETLIPHYVYDGEIAPEDISPGLLKEIDSLAPFGVGNPTPRFLISSAVVENSRLIGRNANHIKLALALGQRSWDAVGFGMAEAGRDLQKGCRVSLLTSLKRNEWRGVSSTQLQICSLKRIYRDHRDLDNLLASFYFKFFDVFFDDFLYNGDVQQARDDTDPDDYEVLTVDQATALLKDSAIGTGIFVSTLESAVCILEDLLKKDMLDRIPVRYHSPDPADGAGRNSVILIPGPRFHPERYYHTVLLPAVEEKFHGTGFETGVPPDKLRYLIVSGAAGEAVSLKEILRRSFTLTRRDLGIIYKWLRRIVPGRDYWPDSEQLLLCLREGSGRDFNGFQMQLALEIFRELNFISMKTGNQTIRIRCFRDPANRQLKESRLYVFHRHWLMGYGIKD, from the coding sequence ATGTCAATTTATCAGGTATGCCAACCGGATTCGGAAAATACCGAAACTGTTAAAATGCTGCTGCAGACGGAACTGAATATCAGTAAAATCACTGCCGGGCTGCTGGTGAACCGCGGAATAACCAGTGTGGAGGAAGCCAGGGCGTATCTTCATCCCACTTTGGATCAGCTGAACGACCCCTTTGATTTGTCGGGTATGGACCGGGCAGTGAAAAGGGTTCGAAGCGCTGTTGCATCCGGAGAGAAGATTACAATTTACGGGGATTACGATGCCGACGGGATTACTTCCTCTTCGGTGTTGTCCCTTTATCTGAAATCATTGGGAGCCGATGTGGATGTCTATATTCCCAGCCGGCAGGAGGAAGGTTACGGACTGCATCCTGAGGCTCTGAAGCGGTTAAGGAATGGAGGAACCGGTCTGGTCCTGACGGTGGACTGCGGCATTGCCGCTGCGGAGGAGATCCGGGAGATATCGCCGGACATGGATATCATCGTTACGGATCATCATATGCCGGGAGCTGCCCTGCCGGATGCTTTTGCCGTGATCGATCCGAAAATTCCCGGACAGGCTTATCCATACCGGGAGCTGGCGGGAGTGGGTGTCGCATCCAAATTGGTTCAGGCATTGGGGGGACGGGAAGCTGTGGTTCCTTTCCTGGACCTGACAGCATTGGGTACGGTGGCGGATGTGGTCCCGCTGACGGGAGAAAACCGGGTGCTTGCTGCACTGGGGATCCGTCAGATCCGGGGAAAGCCCCGTCCCGGAATCGCCGCTTTGCTGCAGAAGCTTGAGATGGAGCCCTCTGCAGTAAATTCCGGCAGGATATCCTTTACCATCGCACCTTGCCTGAATGCGCCGGGGCGGATGACCACTTATCGTGCAGGATATGAGCTGCTGACTGCCTCCCGGCCGGATCAGGCCCTGCCTGTGGCGGAGGAGCTGATCGGGTGCAACCGGGACCGCAGGGAAACCGAGCAGCGTATTCTGGAATCCGTGCAGGAAATTCTTCCGGATCAGGTCAATCTGGCCGATGACCGCTTTCTTGTGGTGGCCGGGGAGGGATGGCATCCCGGAGTGATCGGGATTGTGGCTTCCAGGATATCCGAACGATATCACCGTCCGTCTGTCGTCCTGTCCCTGGATGGAGAGCAGGGTGTGGGATCCGCCAGAAGTGTCCCGGGATTTGATCTGTACCGTGCCCTTTCTTCCTGCAGGGATCTTTTTTCGCGGTTTGGCGGGCATGAGCAGGCGGCAGGCCTTTCCATCCTTACAAAGGATATTCCGGAGTTCCGCAGAAGAATCTGTGAGTATGCGGGAAAAGTTCTGGATGATGAAACGTTGATTCCCCATTATGTTTATGACGGAGAGATTGCTCCGGAGGATATTTCCCCCGGATTACTGAAAGAGATCGACAGCCTGGCACCTTTTGGAGTCGGCAATCCCACTCCCAGGTTTCTGATTTCCTCTGCCGTTGTGGAAAACAGCAGGCTTATAGGCAGGAACGCCAATCACATTAAGCTTGCCCTGGCGCTGGGGCAGCGCTCCTGGGATGCAGTGGGCTTCGGGATGGCAGAAGCGGGCAGGGATTTGCAGAAAGGATGCCGGGTAAGTCTGCTGACTTCCCTGAAGCGGAATGAATGGAGGGGAGTCAGCAGTACGCAGCTTCAGATATGCAGTCTGAAAAGAATATACCGGGATCACCGGGATTTGGACAACCTGTTGGCTTCTTTCTATTTTAAATTTTTTGATGTCTTTTTTGATGATTTTTTGTATAATGGTGATGTGCAGCAGGCACGGGATGATACCGATCCGGACGATTATGAGGTCCTTACGGTGGATCAGGCTACGGCTCTTTTGAAGGATTCTGCAATTGGAACCGGCATTTTTGTCAGCACCCTGGAGTCTGCGGTTTGTATTCTGGAGGATCTGCTGAAGAAAGATATGCTGGATCGGATCCCGGTTCGATATCATTCACCGGATCCTGCAGACGGGGCAGGCAGGAATTCCGTTATTCTGATTCCCGGGCCTCGATTCCATCCGGAAAGATATTATCATACGGTTTTACTGCCCGCTGTGGAAGAAAAATTTCATGGGACTGGTTTTGAAACGGGGGTTCCACCGGACAAGCTCCGATACCTTATCGTGTCGGGTGCTGCCGGAGAGGCGGTTTCATTGAAGGAGATCCTGCGCAGGTCCTTTACCCTGACGCGCAGGGATCTGGGTATCATTTATAAATGGCTGCGCAGAATCGTTCCGGGCAGGGATTACTGGCCGGATTCCGAACAGCTGCTGCTTTGCCTCAGGGAGGGGTCGGGAAGGGACTTCAACGGTTTTCAGATGCAGCTGGCTCTGGAGATCTTCAGGGAGCTGAATTTTATTTCGATGAAAACCGGAAACCAGACGATCCGGATCCGATGTTTTCGGGATCCGGCCAATCGGCAACTGAAGGAGAGCAGGCTGTATGTCTTTCACAGGCACTGGTTGATGGGTTACGGCATAAAGGATTAA
- the scfA gene encoding six-cysteine ranthipeptide SCIFF, translating into MKHIKTLCKGNLKQTMHRGGCGECKTSCQSACKTSCTVGNQSCQK; encoded by the coding sequence ATGAAGCATATCAAGACCCTTTGCAAGGGCAATCTGAAGCAGACCATGCATCGGGGTGGCTGTGGAGAGTGCAAGACATCCTGCCAGTCCGCATGCAAGACATCCTGCACGGTTGGAAACCAGAGCTGCCAGAAGTAA